The following proteins come from a genomic window of Polaribacter dokdonensis:
- a CDS encoding alpha-amylase family glycosyl hydrolase — MKKNIYILFLFISSIGLSQVQNATFAVSPSTFDETDEITITVSNVNPATWGVSDIYLWTWSFDSNFENIADSPTNGSWTNSNEAQKLTNNGNGTYSISFTPTTLYNRTGIGRIGFLVKAKNGDGDKKSQDQLYDVGKFQITLTAPTETTSIIESGTNFQITATTSLAANFNLKANGVSIDQQMNLSSYSFSLIPTENTSFVLEANNNGDIQTKEFNLVVKPTVTEAALPLDIKDGLTINATDNTKATLVLYAPNKEFVHVIGDFNNWEIDNNYLLKKDSSKDRFWIELTGLNPETNHMYQYLVDAKIRIADPYSTQILDPTEDIYIDSTTYPDLPSYPTNATTDAVSFFKTGEAEYVWQTTNFTKPAKTDLVIYELLIRDFDELHSFDAVKARLDYLQGLGINAIEFMPINEFDGNLSWGYNPSFHMAVDKYYGSRTAFKQLVDECHRRGIAVILDVVYNHATGQHPFYRMYNTDNGGTQGQASADSPFFNVVATHSYSVFNDFNHQKQGVKDYVKRTTQYLIEEYKVDGFRWDLTKGFTQNCLGDEGCTNSEQTDRVEILKEYADYQWEIDPEFYIIFEHLGPNSEETKWINYRLNEGKGIMVWGNHHGNYTNATIGENTSGASNFDWISYKNRGWSVPANVSYMESHDEERLTYAAITNGKSNGGYNIKNEETALSRMELSGAFYFTVPGPKMIWQFGELGYDISINQNGRTGNKPILWNYFDDENRKAIYNTWSKLIQLKLKYDIFKTSDFTIDASNSNGLKKIQLSNASASDIQYINVIGNFGITTQNINPVFQQTGTWYDLLDDNATLNVTNTNNLISLAPGEFKVYGNKAAVLSTENIFLDDSVSLYPNPAKDSFSLSIPATKVIIFDVNGKQVKEFKGNFEPNTLFSTNDLEKGLYIVMSQNAEGKILKKLIIN, encoded by the coding sequence ATGAAAAAAAACATATACATTCTTTTTCTTTTTATTTCATCAATTGGATTAAGCCAAGTGCAAAATGCAACCTTTGCTGTTTCTCCTAGTACTTTCGATGAAACAGATGAAATAACAATTACTGTATCTAATGTAAACCCTGCAACTTGGGGTGTTTCAGACATTTATTTATGGACCTGGTCTTTCGATTCAAACTTTGAGAATATTGCAGATTCTCCAACCAATGGTAGTTGGACCAATTCTAACGAAGCTCAAAAACTAACAAATAATGGTAATGGAACTTATTCTATAAGCTTTACTCCTACTACTCTTTACAATAGAACTGGTATTGGTAGAATTGGTTTTTTAGTAAAAGCCAAAAATGGAGATGGAGATAAAAAATCTCAAGACCAATTGTATGATGTTGGTAAATTTCAAATTACATTAACAGCTCCAACTGAAACAACTTCAATTATAGAAAGTGGTACTAACTTTCAAATTACTGCTACAACATCTTTAGCAGCTAATTTCAATTTAAAGGCTAATGGAGTTTCTATTGATCAGCAAATGAATTTATCATCTTACAGCTTTTCGTTAATACCAACAGAGAATACATCATTTGTATTAGAAGCAAACAATAATGGAGATATTCAAACCAAAGAATTTAATTTGGTTGTAAAACCAACAGTTACAGAAGCTGCATTACCATTAGACATTAAAGATGGCTTAACAATTAATGCAACTGACAACACTAAAGCTACACTAGTTTTATATGCTCCAAACAAGGAGTTTGTGCATGTAATTGGCGATTTTAATAATTGGGAAATAGATAACAATTATTTGCTAAAAAAAGACAGTAGCAAAGACCGTTTTTGGATTGAACTAACAGGTTTAAACCCAGAAACAAATCACATGTATCAATATTTAGTTGATGCTAAAATTAGAATAGCAGACCCATACTCTACTCAAATTCTAGATCCTACAGAAGATATTTATATAGATAGTACTACCTATCCAGATTTACCTTCATATCCTACAAACGCTACAACAGATGCTGTAAGTTTCTTTAAAACTGGTGAAGCTGAATACGTTTGGCAAACTACCAATTTTACAAAACCAGCAAAAACAGATTTAGTTATTTACGAATTGTTAATTCGTGATTTTGATGAACTTCATAGCTTTGATGCTGTAAAAGCAAGATTGGATTATTTACAAGGATTAGGAATTAATGCTATAGAATTTATGCCAATTAATGAATTTGATGGCAACCTTTCTTGGGGATACAATCCTTCATTTCATATGGCTGTAGATAAATATTATGGCTCTAGAACTGCTTTTAAACAATTAGTAGACGAATGTCATAGAAGAGGAATAGCTGTAATCTTAGATGTAGTTTACAACCATGCAACAGGTCAACATCCTTTTTATAGAATGTATAATACAGACAATGGAGGCACACAAGGCCAAGCAAGTGCAGATAGCCCTTTCTTTAATGTAGTTGCTACACATAGTTATAGCGTTTTTAATGATTTTAATCACCAAAAACAAGGTGTAAAAGATTATGTAAAGAGAACCACTCAATACTTAATTGAAGAATACAAAGTTGATGGTTTCAGATGGGATTTAACAAAAGGGTTTACTCAAAATTGTTTGGGTGATGAAGGTTGTACCAATTCTGAACAAACAGATAGAGTTGAAATACTAAAAGAATATGCAGATTATCAATGGGAAATAGATCCAGAATTCTACATTATTTTCGAACATTTAGGTCCAAATTCTGAAGAAACCAAATGGATTAACTACAGATTAAACGAAGGTAAAGGAATTATGGTTTGGGGAAATCATCATGGAAATTATACTAATGCAACTATTGGTGAGAATACAAGTGGTGCCTCTAATTTTGATTGGATTTCTTATAAAAATAGAGGATGGTCTGTACCTGCAAATGTAAGTTATATGGAAAGTCATGATGAAGAAAGACTAACGTATGCAGCCATTACAAACGGAAAATCGAATGGTGGATACAACATAAAGAATGAAGAAACTGCATTAAGTAGAATGGAGTTATCAGGAGCTTTTTACTTTACGGTTCCTGGTCCTAAAATGATTTGGCAATTTGGTGAACTTGGGTATGATATTAGCATAAACCAAAATGGAAGAACGGGTAATAAACCAATTCTTTGGAACTATTTTGATGATGAAAATCGAAAAGCCATTTACAATACTTGGAGCAAATTAATTCAATTAAAATTAAAGTATGATATTTTTAAAACCTCAGATTTTACCATTGATGCTTCAAATTCAAACGGATTAAAGAAAATTCAATTATCAAATGCTTCTGCTTCAGATATTCAATACATAAATGTGATTGGTAATTTTGGTATAACCACTCAAAATATCAATCCTGTATTTCAACAAACAGGTACTTGGTATGATTTATTGGATGACAACGCTACTTTAAATGTAACAAATACCAATAATTTAATATCATTAGCTCCAGGAGAATTTAAGGTTTATGGTAATAAAGCAGCTGTTTTATCTACAGAAAATATATTTTTAGATGATTCTGTATCACTATATCCAAACCCAGCCAAAGATTCATTTAGCTTATCTATACCAGCAACAAAAGTGATTATTTTTGATGTAAATGGAAAGCAAGTAAAAGAGTTTAAAGGAAATTTTGAACCAAATACCTTATTTTCTACCAATGATTTAGAAAAAGGTTTGTATATTGTAATGTCTCAAAATGCTGAAGGCAAAATTTTAAAGAAATTGATTATCAATTAA